CGCCAGCGGTCAGCGCCCGGCGGGCGCGCTGATCAACGTCACAAAGCTCGTCGCGTCCAGTTGCAGCTCCGCCTTGCCTCGCTGAACGGGCACGCGCGCCAGCTCCTGCATCGACCGCGCCGCGTCGGTGACCCACGCGCGCAGCTCCGTGACGGTTTCAGGAAAACCCTCGATCACCGCCGCGCGCGCCGCGCCGCGGTTCACCAGATGTACGGTAAATACGCCATTGGCGATGTCACCGAGTGCAGCGGCGGTGATCAGGGGGTGATCCGTTTCGACGGGCAGGTGAAACGAGCGGTGCGGCGTGGACGCAAGCTGTTTCAGGTTCCAGAAGCGCTGCGTCGGCCGCAGCGGGCCGTCGTCGCCGGCAATGCCGTTGCCCGCCAGCAGCGAATAGTCCGCCGTGAGCTGCCACTGAAGAATCGATGCCGGCTGCGCCACGGCCAGGATGCGGGTGTAGAGGTCGATCTCATACATGGCGAAGGACGGCTCGAGGAAAATCCGCGAGTAACGCCAGGCGGCCGCATCGGTGCTGCCTTCGCCGACCAGCAGCGGGACATTGAGACGGCGGGCGGCCGCAAGCCAGCGCTCGAGGTTCTGTTGCGTGCAGCCGCGCCAGGAGTGGAAGCTGACGGCTCTGGTGAAGCGGGCCGCCTCCGGATCGGCCAGTACGGGGTCGACGAAATCCACCGGGTCGGCGTCGGACGTGTCTCCGGCGAGAAGGCGAGTGGCCAGGCCGTGGCGGGCGAAATGCGGGCCGAGGGTGCGGATGAGCCGGGCGTGCTCGCGCGGGGTCTGGCGGACATCGATGCCGAGGTCGGATTCATTGAAGGAAAACATGGCCGCCTCGACGCCATACTTTTCCTTCAAAAAGAGGAAATATCCTGTAATTGAGGCGGAAATTCTCTCCATTTTCGCAGGGTTGAGCGGGTTCCCCCGCGGGCCGTCTTCATCGGGCGGGCGTTTGATTTCTCCGAGAACAGCCCAGGCGGGGGGAAACCAGGCGCTGACGATCACGGGCAGGCCCATGCGGTGGAGGCGCTGGGCCATCGCCATGGCGGTATGCACGCGCGGATGGAGCCTGCCTGCTCGCGCCTGCGCGAGCGGGTCGGCCGATTCGTCGGGATCCCAGAGGTTCCAGGGCATGTCGACGCGCGACCAGGCGAGGGGCAGGTTGGCGAGGTTGTAGTCGACAACGGCCGGATCGCGTTTTTCGTTCTGGATGCGGAAATTGCCGCCGAAGCCGTGCCACATCTGACCGGGGCGCGCGGGGTCGAAGCGCACGCGGACGGGCCTGAGGTCGGGCTCGCCGGAGGCGCGGATGCGGAAGCTGGCTCTGGCCGAAGAGCCGGAGACAGGGTTTGCCGGCATCAGGCGGAACAGCACCTGCGCATCGTAATTGCCATCCCTGCGGTCATCCCGGATGACAATTTCCGTCGGAGCGTCGGCCGTGATTTCGAGCGTGCGCGCGGGCGCCGCGATCCGCAGCCCGGAGGCGGTGGCGCGCAGGTATTCGTTGCGCTCTTCCGTCAACGGCTGGAGGGAGACTGCGGCCGGAGATCCGGAGGCGGGAGAAAGAAGTTCGGCCTTCGCGCGCGAAAATTCCTCCGCCGGCAATTGGATGCAATAGAAAACGCCCTCGATGGACGCGTCGGAGGCGGCCTGGATCTGCACGTTGACCTGCGCCGTGTCCGGCGCGGGCGCCTCCACCGTCTGGTTTCCTGCAAAGCGCCACGAGACGCCTTCGCGGCGGAGGCGGCGGGGCGGGCGGAACTCGGACAGGCCGATTTCAACGGCGCCGCCGCGGCGGAGAAACGTCGTCTGCTGCCGCTCCTTTCCGGTGCGGCTCCAGAGGGTCCAGCCGGGCTCGACGACACAAAGGCCGGCATCGAAGGCGTGCAGGTGGCCGTTGATCCGGATCCCCTCGAGATTGCCCCAGCCCATCACCTCCGGCTGAGCGCAGGAAGGCACGGCGAAGGCGAAGAAGAAACCGGAAACGAGAAGCGCGCATCTCATGGCGGTAGCGGTCCTTGCCGAATATATCATTGGGCCGCTGCGCCGCCTTCCATGCAGCGGGCGGGCCAGGGAGCAGCGAGGTTCAGGGATGATCTGGGGGCTGATGTTGCTGGCTGCATCGTTGCCGTTCCAGGAGCGGGAGGTGCTGGAGCAGGCGAACGTTCACCGCCGCGCAGCCGGCCTTGCCGAACTCGTCTGGAACGCGGGCGCCGCGGAAGAAGCGCGCCGGCATTGCGGGCGCGTGCTGGCGGGCCTGGCAGCGGAGCCGCATGAGGGATTCGCCCAGCGCGCGGCACGGCTGCGGCGCGAGGAAGGCGCAAAACAGGTGGGCGAGAACGTGTTCTTGCAGGAAAACGGCGCGTTCCGCGCAGCGCGCGCCCTCGAGGCATGGCTCGCGAGCGAAAGCCACCGCAGGACGCTGGAAGGGCCGTACGAGCAAAGCGGTGTGGGCGTGGTGATCCGCGGGCGGCGCGCCTGCGCGGCGCAGATTTTCCTCGGGCGCTGAGACGTCAGTACCGCTGCAGCAGTTCGAGGAGCTTGCGGTCCAGCTTGTGGCCGTGCCAGTCTTCGTAGTTCACATCGGCGCGGCCGCTGTCGAGCATTCCGAAGGGCCCGCGGAAGTTCCACAGCGCCCAGCCGATGCAGTGGCCCTGGAGAATATCGAGCACGTCTTCCATCCATGCGAGGAACACGCGGTGGGGCGTGCGGTTGTAACAGCCCGCTTCGCCGCAATGGACGCCGATGCCGCGCCGGACGAGTTCGCCCCAGGGCGCGTACATCTTCTCCAGATGTTCCCGGCCGAATTCGATCGTGCCGTCCTCTTTCCTGAGCGGCCAGTCCGGCTCGGGGAAATCCAGCTTGCGGTCGACCCAGGCAGCGCGGTAGTGAGACACTCGCGCAGGCGTGTACGCGTGAACGGACTGCGCGATGCCGGTCCACACGAGCTCATGCACCACCTGATTGCCCACGCTCAAACCGTCGATGATGATGGTACGGCCGGGGCTGATCGAACGGATGGCGTTGGTGGCGCGCAGCATCACGCGGACGTAGTCCTCGCGGTCCATGTAGCCTTCCCGCGGCGTGGGCGCCTCGTTGAGAAGGTTGAAGCTGAGAGCGTAGTTCGAGACGCCCTGGTAACGGCGCGCGAAATAGGTCCAGTGATACACGAACGCCTCTTCGGCGCGGGGGTCGGACCAGAGAACGAACGGCTCGCGTTCAGGATTGTTGATGCAGTAGCCCGGGGCGCGGTGGAAATTGAGCGAAATATGCAGGCCGTATTTCTGTCCTAAAGTGACAAGACGGTCGACGGGTTCGAGCGCGGATTCGCGGATCTGGAACGTTGCATCGGGCTTCAGCCGGCGCGTCGTGCGCCAATCCGAGTCGATCCAGAACCAGTAATCCATCGGAATCCGCAGGAAATTGAAGCCCCAGTCGCGGATCCAGCGCAGTTCGTCTTCGGTGACCGGCTTTGGGGCGGCTTCCGGTTTGAGCGGCAGAGCCTGGAACAGATCCAGCAGATTGAAGCCGCGCCAGCGGGGCAGGGGATTCATGGATGCCGGCTGCGCCAGCGCGGCGGGAGCGGCTGCGGCGGCCGTTGCGAAGAGTCGGCGGGTCATTCGGGTCATCGTGCGCCACCAACGCGAAAAGATCATACAGGATCAGCGCCCCATCCAGCCGCCGTCGACCACGAGAATGCTGCCGTGGACGTAGTCCGAAGCGCGCGAAGCGAGGAACACGGCGGCGCCTGCCAGATCCGCCGGCTCGCCCCAGCGGCCGGCAGGGATGCGGGCGAGAATGGCCGGATTGCGCACCGGATCGGCGCGCAGGGCGGCCGTGTTGTCTGTGGCGATGTAGCCGGGAGCGATGGCGTTCACGTTGACGCCGTGCGGCGCCCATTCGTTGGCCAGCGCCTTGACCAGCTGCGCCACGCCTCCCTTGCTGGCTGCATAAGAGGGCACGAGAATGCCGCCCTGAAATGACAGCAGCGACGCCGTGAAGATGATCTTGCCCGAGCGGCGGGCGATCATCGACCGGCCGATGTCGCGGGCGAGGATCCAGGGGGCGGTAAGGTTGGCGGCGAGGATCTCGTCCCAGTACTCGTCGGGGTGGTCCGCCGCAGGCGCCCGCAGGATGGCGCCGGCGTTGTTGACGAGGATGTCGACGGGCGGAAGCTCCTTTTCAAGCCGCGCAATGAGGCCGCGGAGCGCAGTCCGGTCGGCCAGATCGCACTGGAAGGCGTGGAAGCGGCGGCCGAGCGCGCGGACGCGGGCGCCAATGGCGCCGCCGTCGTCTTCCAGCGACCGGCTGACACCGGCGATGTCGGCCCCGGCTTCGGCCAGAGCCTCCGCGATCGCAAATCCGATGCCGCGGCGGCAGCCGGTGACGAGCGCCAGCTTTCCGTCAAGCCGGAAGAGGTCGAGCACGGACATCGAACAGTTCTCCAAAGGATTGTTTCAAACAGGATCTTCAAAGCACTGGCCCGATGCGCCAGGGAACGAACTCGCGGTGGCCGTGCCGTTCGCTGCAGGTCTTCCGGCCCGAAGCCACCTCCAGGACGAGATCGAAGATCCGGCGGCCGATCTCTTCCACCGTGGCGCCGCCTTCGGCGATGGGGCCGGCATCGAGGTCCATGTTGGCGGTCATGCGGCGGTACATGGGGGAGTTGGAGGCGATCTTGATGACCGGGATGGTGGGGAAGCCGATGGCCGAGCCGCGGCCGGTGGTGAAGCAGATGACGTTCACGCCGCCCGCCGCGAGTCCTGTGAGCGAGACCGGGTCGTAGCCGGGGGTGTTCATGAACACCAGCCCGGGGCCGTGCACGCGCTCGCCGTAATCGACGACTTCCATCAGGGGAAGCGTGCCGCCCTTGGCCACGGCGCCGAGGGATTTTTCGAGAATCGTGGTCAGCCCGCCTTCCTTGTTGCCGGGCGACGGATTGTCGTCGAACGAGCCGCCGAACCGCGACAGATAGCGCTTGTACGAGGCCACCATTTCAAGCAGCTGTTCGGCTACCTCGCGGGACGCCGCCCGCTCGACGAGCAGGTGCTCGGCGCCGAAGATCTCCGGCGTTTCGGCCAGAACGGCGGTGGCGCGGATCGAGGCCAGCAGGTCCGAGCAGACGCCGAGGGCGGGATTGGCCGTGATGCCGCTGAACGAATCCGAGCCGCCGCAGTTGAGGCCGAGGACGATCTTCGAGGCGGGCAGCTCCGTGCGCCTCATGGCCGCGGCGCGCTCGATGTGGCGTTCGACGGCGCGGATGCCGGCCTCGACCGTGGCGGGCGTGCCGCCGCTTTCCTGGAGCGTGAAGCCGTCGAGCAGTTCGCGCGGCAGCTCGGCCAGGTAGCGGTCGATCTGGTTGATCTCGCATCCGAGGCCGAGGATGACGGCGCCGGCGACGTTGGGGTGGTCGATGACGCCGCGCAGAACGCGGTGGAGCTGTTCGGTGTCCGGGCCGATGGAGTGGCCGCAGCCGTCGGCATGGGGGAAGGCGGCCACGCCGTCGACGGTGTCCGGCAGGGGCCTGTGGCGGAAGTGTTCGGCCACCTGTTCGGCCACGTGCGAGGCGCAATTGCTGGCGGCAGCCACGGCGATGTAGTTGCGCGTGCCGGCGCGGCCATCGGGGCGGAGGTATCCGAGGAAAGAAGGGATGGCGTCCGGCTGCGGCGGGAGGCGGCGCAGTTCGGCCGGAAAACGGTATTCGCGGGCGCCTTCGTCAAAAGAAAGGTTGTGGAGATGGACGTGGTCGCCCGGCTCAATGGGGGCGGAGGCGCGGCCGATCACCTGCCCGTAGCGCAGGAGGTTTTCCCCCGGAGCGGCGGGACGGATGGCGACCTTGTGGCCTGCGGGGACAGGCTGGCGGACGGTGATCTCGCGTCCGGCGGCGAGGATCGGATCGCCCGGCTCGAGCGGCAGCCGGGCGATGGCGACCGAATCAGAAGCGTGGAGAACAATGATGCGGTTGGCGGGCGTGCTGGCGGGATGGATGTCGACGAAACTCACGGCGGCCCTCGGATCCGGCGCACGGCGGCCGGTGGTCTGATTGTTCCACGCCGGGCGGGGCGTTCACAACAGGGCAGGATTCGGGTGAGAACTTCCCGGCCGCGCGCCCACTGATTTTCTGACTGCCATGAGCAGGCTGATTCTCTGGCTGGCCATCTTCGGCGCCTTGCTGTCTGCAGACGCTGCGGCGGGCGAGGGCGCGGCGGCGGAGTACGTCGGCGGCACGCTGGCCGTGATCGAGGCGGGGACGGAAGGGCGGCTGTCCGTGGCCGATCCGGTGTCGCTCGTTTTCGAGACCCGGCGCAGCGCGCTGCGGATCCCGTATGAGCGCGTGAATCTGCTGGAATACGGCCAGCAGGTGGACCGGCGGCTGCTGGAGGCGATCCTGATTTCCCCCATGCTGATCCTCAGCAAGAAAAGGGCGCACTTCCTCGCCATCGGCTACCAGACCGAAGACGGGCGGCAGGAGGCGGTGCTGCTGAAAGTGGACAAGAAGGCGATCCGGGCGGTGCTGGTGAGCCTGGAGGCGCGGACGGGACTGCGGGTGAACTATATGGATTCGGAAGCGCGAAAGGCGGGCAAGGGATGAACGGGGCGCTGGTGCTGGCGGCATGGCTGGCCTGGCAGGCGGCGCCGGCGGAGGAAGAGGATCCGGCGGTGCGGCTGCTCGGCGTGCGGCGGCTGTACATCGACCGGTTCGGCGGCGGCGAAGGAGCGGCGCAGATCCGCGACATGGTGATCGCCAGCCTGCAGAGAACGGGGCTGTTTGTGATTACGGAGAACCCGGAGCGCGCCGACGCCGTGCTGCGGGGCTCGGCTGAGGATCTGGTGTTTACGGAAGTGTTCCAGTCCGGCGAGGCGGTGGGGGCGCGGACCAACGCCGCCGGCGGCCGCGGAACCAGCGTGCGCAACCGCGTGTACGGGGCTCTGGGAGCGGGCGTGAACGAGAACGAGAACGTGCGCATCCAGGAAAGAAGGCACGAAGCTTCGGCCAGCGTGCGCATCGTGGCGCGCGATGGCGACGTGCTGTGGTCGACGACGCAGGAAAGCCAGGGAGCGAAGTTCCGCTCGGCCAGCGCGGATGTGGCCGACAGGATCACGCGGCAGCTGGTGGCGGATCTGGAGAAACTGCGCGCGCGCAGAAACGGGCCTGCCGTCCAGGCCGTGAGGGAGGGGCCGTGAAGCGGCAAGGCCGGCCGGAGTGCGCATGATCAGATCTTTTTCTGCCGCTCGCAGGGGGAACTCCGCTAGCCCTGCGCAGCCGGGTTGGTATAGGATGGGAGCCACAGGAAAGAGCCGTGCCTCAAGAAATGCCATTCCGCGCCCGTTCCGGGGGCGTCCGCCGGCTGCCGCTCCGCGAGCACAGGCTGCGGGCGCGCGTCTCGCTCGAGGACATCATGGCGGAAACCAAGATCAGCCGCCGCTTCCTCGAAGCCATCGAGGAAGGCCGTTACGAAGATCTGCCCGGCGGAGTCTTCACGGTCAACTACATCCAGCAGTACGCGCGGCTGACGGGATACGACGCCAATGTGATCCTCGAGCATTACCGCAGCCGGTTCGGGCAGGAGGAGTCGGCGCCGCGGCCGAAGCAGGCGCCGGTGCTGCGCTGGGTGCGGTTCTTCGAATCGGCCTGAGGGCGCCGGGCGGTTTGCCCGCATCCTGCGCCGGCCTTTTCCTCAAATTCCAGTCAAGCCGTCCGAAAAGACGAAGGAGGAGCGGAGCCGTCCCGACGGGCAAGGCTTCGCGGAAACGATCATGAAAATCGACGACCGCAATGCGGCGAACCTGAATCCTGCGGCCCTGGACCGGACCCGCACGGCGGATCTGGCGGAAGCGCAGCAGGGACAGCGGACGGAGAAGCCGGCCGGGGCGGCGGGCGGCGGCGACCGGGTGTCGTTGTCGGATCTGTCGGCGCGGCTGCGTGAGATCTCCGAAAGCCCGGAGGCGCGGCAGCAGCGGATCGAACGGCTGGCGGCGGAGTTTGCGGCCGGCCGTTACGAGCCCGACCCGGGCGCCGTGGCTGATGCGCTGATCGCGGAAGCTCAACTGGGCGAGGAACCGCGCGGTGACGCCTGACGCCTGCCTGAGCAGCGGCTGGCCGGAGCTGGCCGGCAGGCTGAGATCGGCCGCAGAACTGGCGGAGCGGTCCGCCCGGGAAGCCCCGCCGGGGGCTGCGGCGGGGCTGCTGCAGGGGCTGCAGGAGATCGCCGCCTGCCTGGAGGAAGCCGAGCGGCTCTGCCGGCGGGGCGAGAGGAGCGGCGCCGGGCCGTTCCTCGAGGAACTGGAACGCTGGGCTGGGGCGATCCCGGCCCTGCAGAGCTGGGTCGGGGTCTCCGCGGCGCTGGCGGCGGGCTGGGCTGCGGCCGCAGGGGTTGGCGCGGCCTATGGGCCGGGCGATCCTCCGCCGGGCGCGCCCGCCCCGGGAGCGGTGAACGCGGTCGGCTGAAGCGGAGCAGGCATGGGCAACCTGTTTGTCAGCCTGAGAAACGCTGCCGGCGCGATGAAGGTGCTCGAGCGCGCCGCCGGCGTGGTGCAGTCCAACGTGGCCAACGCCTCCACGCCGGGCTACGCCAAACAGGTTCAGGTCCTCACGGCGATGCGGATGGATCTGGACCGCGGCCTGCCGGGCGGCGTGGCCTCGGGCGGCACGCTGAACCTGCGGGACGCCTACGCCGAGGCAACCGTGCGCCAGAGGATGTCGGCCGCGGGGCAGGCCGAAGAGCGCCGCGCGCAGCTCGAACAGCTGGAGCCGCTCTATGACATCGGCGGAGAATCCGGTCTGGGCGGGGCGATCAACCGCTTTTTCCAGTCGTTCGCGGCGCTGACCGTGGCGCCGAACGACCTGGCGGCGCGCCAGACGGTGATCGACCGCGCCGATTCGCTGGCGCGGTCCTTCCAGTCCATGGCTGGCGGGCTGGCTGAGGCGGCGCGGTCGGCGGAGCGGGCGCTGGAACAGCGCGTGGCGCAGTTCAACCGGACGCTGGAGGAGATCGCGGGAATCAATTCGATCTTCCGCCAGGATTTCCGGGCGCAGGACGACCCGGGTCTGCAGGCGCGGCTCCACAACCTGCTGGAAGACCTCAGCGAACTGGCCGACATCACGGTGCTGCGCCGCGAAGACGGCGCGGTATCGATTTACCTGGGCGGCCAGACGATGCTGACCAGCAGCGACCGGTTTTATCCGCTGTCGGTGGATCTGAGCAATCCTGGCCGGGTGGATCTGCTCGATGCCGGGGGCAATACGGTCACCGGCCATGTCAGCTCAGGGCGGATCGCGGCCCTGATCGATATCCGAAACCGCGTGCTGCCGGGCGAGCTGTCCGAGCTCGACCGCCTGGCGCAGACGCTGGCCGACCAGGTGAACGCGGTGCTGCTCGGAGGCGTGGATCCGGCCGGCAATCCGGCCACGCAGGGGCTGTTCGCCTACAACTCCGCCCTGGGCGTTGCGAGGACGTTGAGCCGCACGTCGATGACAGCCGCGGAACTGCCCGCCGCCGATCCGTCGGCGCCCGGCGGAAACGCCATCGCGGTTCAGGTGGCGGAGCTGGGGCAGGCCAGGCTGATCGACGGCTATTCATTCGTGCAGTTCTATGCCGTTCGCGCTGCCGGGGCGGGCCGGATGATCGCCGAGGGCAGGGAAGCGGCCGCAGTGGCCGGGCTTCTGGTGCAGCAGGCGCGGCAGTTCCGGGACGAGATCCAGCGGGTCAATCTCGACGAAGAGGCCGTGATCCTGATGCAGGTTCAGCGGGCGTACGAGGCGGCGGCGCAAATGATCCGGGTTCTCGATGAAATGACTCAAACCGTGCTCGGCCTGATCCGTTAAGGAAGGCAGGAGCGCGCATGATCCGATCTCTCGACGCCGCCACCAACCGATTCCTGGACGGGCTCCGGGATCTCAACGCGAGAATGGAACGCGCCCAGCGGCAGGTGGCGGGAGGCAAGCGGGTGGCGGTGCCTTCCGACGCGCCCGACAGCGTGGTCAGCCTGGTGAGCGCCAAGGCGGATCTGGCGCGCATGGACCAGATCCGCGCCAACCTGTCCCGTTTCCGCACCGAGGTCGACGGCGCCGAAGGCGTGCTGCAGCAGGCGGTGAAGCTGTTCGACCGCGTCCGCACCCTCGGCATGACGGGCGCCAGCGGCATCCAGACCGACATCACGCGGCGCGGCATCGCCGACGAGATCCAGTCGCTGCTGGAACGGATGGTGGGCATCGCCAACACGCAGGTCGACGGGCGCTACGTGTTCTCCGGCAATGCCGACCAGACTCCCGCTTACCAGCTCGACTGGACTGCTTCGCCGCCCTGGGGAACCTATCAGGGTGCGGCCGCGACGCGCCAGGCCATTCATCCGACCGGGGTCACCTTCCGCGTCTCCCTCGACGCGCAATGGATCTTCGACAACGCCGATCCCGGACGCAACGTGTTCGCCTCCATCGAAAACCTCCGTCAGGCGCTGCTGTCCGGCGATGAAACGGCGATGCAGGCTGCGCTCGCGCCCCTGGCCGATGTGGCTGCGCACCTGAACGCCGCCCTGATGTTTTACGGCAACGTGCAAACCCAGATCGCCGAAGCCCTGGAGACAGCCTCGGCGATGTCGCTCCGTCTGAAGACCCAGATTGGCGGCATCGAAGACGCCGACATCACCGAGGCGATCGTCGAACTCCAGCAGGTCCGCTTCACCCAGGAAGCCGCCCTCCAGGTGCGCGCCGCAGCCCCGCGCCGGAGCTTGTTCAGCTACCTCGCCTGATCCCCCGCCCATCGTCCCCTCGCAGCGCATGACGCTGCCGTTGCGTGTTCCATGCCGTCCGGGGGTTCCCGTTCAGCGGGATCACCGGGGCGATGCAGTCGGGCGGCCGCCCGACGAACGCCGGACCAGGGAGCTGCTTTCGGGATTCAGAGGAACCAGAGCCTGGCGAAACCGCTGCAACCCTGGAGCGGTGTCTTCACGGGGACTCCGAGCCTGTCCAGGGGACGGTGGAACGCCGCCGAACGAGGGAGTCCGCGAAGCAGCGAAATCCTGTACAGCTCTGTTTTCTTTGGAAGGTTTGACCCAGAGGGCGCCGGGGAGGAGAATGCTTCAGGGGTCTTTTTTGAGGTTAGTCTCGCTTTGGTGGGAGTTGCCTCCCCGGCTTACTTCCAATCTTAGAATACTGAATCGCGGATTGCAAGCACTTTTTTCTATTTTTTGGAGGCGGGAACGACCTCGACCCCTGCGATTCTCTCCAAGACCTTGATTGTGCTGCAGATATCTTCATCCGCATAGCCCTCGGCCATGGCCGCCCGGAAGACCTGCTGGGTGAGGGCGGTCAACGGCAGCGGAACCTGCATCTCGGCCGCCGTTTCCAGCATAAGGCCGATGTCCTTGTGCATCCAACGTACTGAAAAATTAGTAGAAAAGTCCCTCCGGAAGACGAACGGGGCTTTGAAGGCGGCGATGCCGCTCTTTGCGGCGGAGTTGTCGAGGATGTCCAGCATGAGCTCGGGGTCGACGCCGGCTTTGGCGGCCAGAACCATGCCTTCATTGAAGGCCTGTAACATATTCGAAAGAATCAGGTTCTGGCTCAGCTTGGCGTGCAGGCCCATGCCCGGTCCGCCGCAATAGTAGAACCTCTTCCCCATGATTTCCATGTAGGGCTTCAATTTTTCATAGACCTCCTGGTCGCCGCCGACCATGAAGGTCAGGGTGGCGTTCTCGGCGCCGGGTTTGGAACCCGTGACCGGGGCGTCGAGGAAATGGGCGCCCTTCTGGCGGAAGGCCTCGTACGCGCGGCGGGCGTAGGAGGGGGCCACGGTGCTGCAGTCGGCCACGGCAGCGCCCGGCTGAATGCCCTCGAGGATTCCGTTCGGTCCCAGGGTGACCTGCTCGCTCATGGCGGTGTCTCCGACGCAGAGGAACACCGCCTCGGCGCGCTCGGCGACTTCCTTTGGCGTCGCGCAGGCGGTTCCTTTGCCTTCGCGCGCGAGCTGTTCTGCCTTGGCGGCGGTGTGGGACCAGAGCGCGACTTCATGGCCGGCTGCGAGCAGATGCCGGGCCATGGGGTAGCCCATGATGCCGAGACCGAGGAAACCCAAACGTGCCATGAAAACCTCCGTGCAGACGTTTCTTTCCGGCGCCCGGCCGAAAGGACAGCGGGCGGAAGCCTTGATTGTAAGCCCCGGCGCGGCTGTGCGACAATCGCGGCTTCAGGCCATGTCCGCCCCTCCCCGCATCCTCGTCACCAAGCGCGTCTTTCCTGAAGCGGTCGAGTTTCTCCGGCAACAGGGATTCGACATCGATTACAACGAGACGGACCGCATGCTGCCTTCGGAAGAGCTGATTGGCAGGGCGCGCGGCTGCGCGGCGATTGTCAGCCAACTGACCGACCGGCTGCGTGCCGATGTCATCGAACAGTTGAAAGAGCTGCGCGTCATCGCCAATGTCGCCGTGGGCTACGACAACATCGACGTGGCCGCAGCGACAGCGCGCGGCATCGCCGTGACGAACACGCCCGGGGTGCTGACGGAGACGACCGCGGACTTCGCCTTTGCCCTGCTGATGGCGGCGGCGCGGCGCGTGGTGGAGGCGCACGCGTTCGTTCATTCCGGTCAGTGGAGCACGTGGATCATCGATCTGCTCGCCGGCCAGGACATCCACGGCTCGACGCTCGGCATCTT
This DNA window, taken from Bryobacteraceae bacterium, encodes the following:
- the garR gene encoding oxidoreductase, with protein sequence MARLGFLGLGIMGYPMARHLLAAGHEVALWSHTAAKAEQLAREGKGTACATPKEVAERAEAVFLCVGDTAMSEQVTLGPNGILEGIQPGAAVADCSTVAPSYARRAYEAFRQKGAHFLDAPVTGSKPGAENATLTFMVGGDQEVYEKLKPYMEIMGKRFYYCGGPGMGLHAKLSQNLILSNMLQAFNEGMVLAAKAGVDPELMLDILDNSAAKSGIAAFKAPFVFRRDFSTNFSVRWMHKDIGLMLETAAEMQVPLPLTALTQQVFRAAMAEGYADEDICSTIKVLERIAGVEVVPASKK
- a CDS encoding galactarate dehydratase codes for the protein MSFVDIHPASTPANRIIVLHASDSVAIARLPLEPGDPILAAGREITVRQPVPAGHKVAIRPAAPGENLLRYGQVIGRASAPIEPGDHVHLHNLSFDEGAREYRFPAELRRLPPQPDAIPSFLGYLRPDGRAGTRNYIAVAAASNCASHVAEQVAEHFRHRPLPDTVDGVAAFPHADGCGHSIGPDTEQLHRVLRGVIDHPNVAGAVILGLGCEINQIDRYLAELPRELLDGFTLQESGGTPATVEAGIRAVERHIERAAAMRRTELPASKIVLGLNCGGSDSFSGITANPALGVCSDLLASIRATAVLAETPEIFGAEHLLVERAASREVAEQLLEMVASYKRYLSRFGGSFDDNPSPGNKEGGLTTILEKSLGAVAKGGTLPLMEVVDYGERVHGPGLVFMNTPGYDPVSLTGLAAGGVNVICFTTGRGSAIGFPTIPVIKIASNSPMYRRMTANMDLDAGPIAEGGATVEEIGRRIFDLVLEVASGRKTCSERHGHREFVPWRIGPVL
- a CDS encoding 2-deoxy-D-gluconate 3-dehydrogenase, whose product is MSVLDLFRLDGKLALVTGCRRGIGFAIAEALAEAGADIAGVSRSLEDDGGAIGARVRALGRRFHAFQCDLADRTALRGLIARLEKELPPVDILVNNAGAILRAPAADHPDEYWDEILAANLTAPWILARDIGRSMIARRSGKIIFTASLLSFQGGILVPSYAASKGGVAQLVKALANEWAPHGVNVNAIAPGYIATDNTAALRADPVRNPAILARIPAGRWGEPADLAGAAVFLASRASDYVHGSILVVDGGWMGR
- a CDS encoding endoglucanase, translated to MNPLPRWRGFNLLDLFQALPLKPEAAPKPVTEDELRWIRDWGFNFLRIPMDYWFWIDSDWRTTRRLKPDATFQIRESALEPVDRLVTLGQKYGLHISLNFHRAPGYCINNPEREPFVLWSDPRAEEAFVYHWTYFARRYQGVSNYALSFNLLNEAPTPREGYMDREDYVRVMLRATNAIRSISPGRTIIIDGLSVGNQVVHELVWTGIAQSVHAYTPARVSHYRAAWVDRKLDFPEPDWPLRKEDGTIEFGREHLEKMYAPWGELVRRGIGVHCGEAGCYNRTPHRVFLAWMEDVLDILQGHCIGWALWNFRGPFGMLDSGRADVNYEDWHGHKLDRKLLELLQRY
- the flgL gene encoding flagellar hook-associated protein FlgL → MIRSLDAATNRFLDGLRDLNARMERAQRQVAGGKRVAVPSDAPDSVVSLVSAKADLARMDQIRANLSRFRTEVDGAEGVLQQAVKLFDRVRTLGMTGASGIQTDITRRGIADEIQSLLERMVGIANTQVDGRYVFSGNADQTPAYQLDWTASPPWGTYQGAAATRQAIHPTGVTFRVSLDAQWIFDNADPGRNVFASIENLRQALLSGDETAMQAALAPLADVAAHLNAALMFYGNVQTQIAEALETASAMSLRLKTQIGGIEDADITEAIVELQQVRFTQEAALQVRAAAPRRSLFSYLA
- the flgK gene encoding flagellar hook-associated protein 1, which encodes MGNLFVSLRNAAGAMKVLERAAGVVQSNVANASTPGYAKQVQVLTAMRMDLDRGLPGGVASGGTLNLRDAYAEATVRQRMSAAGQAEERRAQLEQLEPLYDIGGESGLGGAINRFFQSFAALTVAPNDLAARQTVIDRADSLARSFQSMAGGLAEAARSAERALEQRVAQFNRTLEEIAGINSIFRQDFRAQDDPGLQARLHNLLEDLSELADITVLRREDGAVSIYLGGQTMLTSSDRFYPLSVDLSNPGRVDLLDAGGNTVTGHVSSGRIAALIDIRNRVLPGELSELDRLAQTLADQVNAVLLGGVDPAGNPATQGLFAYNSALGVARTLSRTSMTAAELPAADPSAPGGNAIAVQVAELGQARLIDGYSFVQFYAVRAAGAGRMIAEGREAAAVAGLLVQQARQFRDEIQRVNLDEEAVILMQVQRAYEAAAQMIRVLDEMTQTVLGLIR